DNA from Acidobacteriota bacterium:
AGCTACGCCGCCAGGGTGGAGAAATTCTAGCCGAATCGCCCCCCCAAGTCAACGCGCCGATCGGCCGAGAGTCCGCCAGCAAATGACAATGTAATCATGATGCCTCCTTGCCGGTTCACGGTATCGGGACCCTTCATGCGCGCCCCTAAGACCTGATGCCCGGAATCTCTCCTCAATTATCATCTTGCGTGCGGTGGGCTTGGATTCATGATGGTCATCTACAGCGTGACTGGAATCATAACCGGCGTGACAAAAGAAATCCTGCAGAACGTTAAGTGCCATACCAAATTCCACCGGATTTAGCATCGTAGTCAAGTAATCTAAAATGGTCCTTCTGTGAGCGGTTTATCGCTTGCGGCTATGCGGCGTCTTTGCAAGCCGCCAATCGATCCAAAGGTAGAGCAAGACTATAAGCGCGCTTAAAAGAAAGATCACCCAAGATGGGAGCAGAAAGGCTGCTTCCTTATTTCCAGACATAACTACTGCGACGCCCGCGAAATGGACGATCACAGCGGCCAACGCGCCGAAAGCACGGCGGGATAATATTGTGTTAACGCTCACCAGGAATAGATAATATAAGGCTATGAATAGTACGGCGCCTGCCCCACCTGGCCAAATAAGTTTGGCCAAGGGAATTGCCCATGACGAAAAAACCTTGACCGGCAATGGGCTTCCCTCCCCCCCGCCGGCAAAAAGCCAGATGGTTCCGAATGCGACTATTCCGTACATGCCCAATAGGGCTGCCCTTCTTAGCAGTGTCGCCATGCCTTTGTCCCTATCTCTCTGACAGATCTTCCTCTTTAAATCGCTTCTTTTAGCCTCTGTTCATACCCGTAGCAGAGATCCAGGGTGAGTTCGGCCATGGCAAGAGCAGGACTCCAAAAATCCAGGGGATTATCTGGATCTCTTCCCCCGAAGATATTTTCAAACCATTCCCATACATGACTGGCCGTTTCGACATACTTTCCGTGTGCAAACGAATCCTGGATAACATGGAGAGCTTTGCCGAATTCTATCGGATCAAGCGTTGAATTAGCGACATCGAATGCATTATCAAGATCTGCTGACGTTGGGAAATGCCATGTCTGCCGTTGTCGCTTATCTGGCAGTTCTAGCCAGGGGATAATCGTCTGGCCAATGAATATGAACGACCACCATGGTGTGCTCGTAGTGGACGGGCTTGAATCCACTCCCGCACACGCACCTGCAACTGTATCAGCAAGGCGGGCTGCAAAACCGGGATCCCAGCCCTTAAACGCCATTAGCATCGCCTTATAGGTGACGTTATAATGGACCTTCGATTTCCATTTCCCTGCTCGATCGATATTGATTAGCGGGCTATTGCCACAATAGGTATAGAGATTATTGGAGTGCGGCTCAATTAGGAACCCGCTTTGTATCGTTAGAGGGTCTGTGGAAATGAACCTGTACTGCGACTTATCGTAATACCTCGCCCCGAAGTAATCGAGATCCGACTCCCCGTCGCGCTCCTTGCCGGAGAACTTGAGCGCTGGGTCGAAGGTGTTGACCCAGGTTCTCTGGATTCCGCCGTAAGGATCATGGGCCGCGGAATAGACCACCGTGCCCGTATCGTCCGTCACAATCCGGGTCGAATTGATCTGGTCGCTCATGTAGTAAAGGTACTGGGAGGTCGAGGGCCTGTATTCCGCGACAAGCTGAGCTCCCATATAGAGGTAGTCCCTGACGCAATCGCCGATGAGATTATATTCCACCACAAGCCCCCAGCCTCAGCGCCTTAGCCATTCGTGGTTCGGATCGACCAGGACGCGCAGGGGTTTCTCCGACAAAGAGACCTCCTGCCGGATCGAAAGGGTCTTGTTCCCCGTGACGCTCACCTGGGCGCATCTCTCGAGCCGGTTCTTTTCGAATTCCACGTAGACCGGGAGCACGCTCCGGAAATCGTCCGGAACCTCGGATTGCGCGATCTCACCGACCAGCCGGTAGCGCCCTCCTCCCGCTTCTTCGACGCGCACGGCCGCCTTGACCTTTGGAATGGCCGTTCCTTCTATCCATTCGCGGAAGAACCAGCCCATGTCCCCGCCGCAGGCCGCGGGAGCGTGGCGCTCGACGATCTTTTGGAAATCGGCCGTCGTCGGGTTCCGCCCGGCCCAGGTCTTGGCGAAATCCCTCATCGTATCAATGAACGGCTGTTCGGGATTCGGGCTCTGCGCGTCCCAGAATAAATTCCTGAGCATATGAACGACGTACGCCCCTTTATCATATACGATCGCTTGATAGTCGGCGGACGCGCCTGGCCCCCCTCCGACCATCAAGCGGGGCCCCAGGGAGATCGGGCCCGTTTTCCAGGTGTCGCGCCGGGGATGCCATGATGTGCCCAGAATGTCCTTTCTTGCCCTCTCCCAGAATTTGATGGACGCCTTCGGTCCCAAGGCTTTTTCGACGACCAGCCCGACCGTGAATTCCGCCAGCCCCTCCTCGAGCCAGACGTCCCGGTAGGTCGCCGAGCCAACGGCGTGCCCCCACCACTGGTGGGCGAATTCGTGGGGCGTCACTTCTTCTGCAAAATACTTGGCCTCGCCGATAGTTATCCAGACCATGTCCCGCGTCATCCAGTCGAGGAACGCGACGAAGGGAATATAGATCAGCGTCGGCCAGCTCTGCCCGAACGTCCATTCCGGCTGCTCCGTCACGGCGATGTCGTTCTGGGGAAGGGGGCCGAAATAAAGCGTCCCCACGCGAGCCGTGTTTATACAATCGGCCAGAATGTCCTCGGCCATGGATACCGGGTCGTAGCGAGCGGTGCGCGCAACTCCGCCATCCATAGATCCTGACGCCGCCATCTCGCGAAAGTCTAAGAAAGTAAAGGGTGCGCTGGGATTAGGGTAAACCCGGATCTTGACTCCTGAATCCGGATCATCATTTTTGATCAGCCGGAATATCCCAAAATTGAAACCCGCAACACGGACGGGCCCCTCGGTCGTGTAGCGGAAGACGGCGGAATCGCCTTCCTCGCCGGAATCGACGGGCCGGCCTGTTGAAACGATGGTGACGAGATTCCTCTCGGCCGCCTTGTTTGCGATATTCTTCGGGACCCGGTACTCTAGGTCATAATCGGCCCAATCCCGGAATCCGTTCAGCGCCGGATACCAGTTCTGGCGGGCGCCGACATAGAAGTTGATCCCGCCCGCTTTGTGAAGGACTTCATCCCCCTGATACTGAGCGCTGAGTTCCGCCTCCTCCCCCAATGCGAGGGGCCGGTCAAGAACCACGAGGACGGGATCGGCGCTCTTCTCGTCTCCCTGAATGTAAGGAATATCCGCGGCCGGCCCGTCCCGCCTCTTGAGCCGGATCGACGACAGCCTCAATTTGGCAAAAATGTCGAGGGGTATGACTCGCACGCCGTCGCGTGTCGCGCGCAGCCGAAGCGTCGTCCGCCCTTCGATGTCCAAATTCCTGCGGATGGTCGTTTCGATCGAGTAATGCAGAGCGACGAGGTCGGCGGAAAGATGGGCCGGTGTGGAGGCCTGGGCCGCGATTGGGCGTTCGCTGTACCAGATGCCGCCTTTTTTCCCGCGGAGAACGATGAGAGACGTCGTTTCCGGGCCGCTGTCCGTCTCGAGCCAAGCCCGAAGCAGGCCGCGCGGTGAAAATGCCGCGACAGATGGCGGGAGTTTATGGCCGTTGAAACAAGCCAGGAAAAGCCCTTGAGCCGCAGGGGCGGCCTCCACGAGATCCGGAACAAGCCTTAACCTGAGGTCGACGTGAAGTGCTTCACCCGCTTTCTCGAGCGCGCCGTTGTAGATCGAAGCGAGTTTCTCCAGCTGGCCCTGAGCCGATGGTTCCGCCAGCAGGAGCTCCTCACCGCTCCCATCCGTAAAGAGAAAGACGGCTTCCTCGAACACGTCGGTGAGAACCGGGAGACGCTTTTGCCCCAACCGGCGGCCGAGGAATGACCGCTCGCTTTCGGTCGCAGGCTTGAGCTCGAACCGGCCTTTGCCCCTGAAAACCCCGCCCACGATCCGTCCAGAGACCTCCGTGAGCGGAAAGAACGCCCCCGACTCCAGACGAAAGGTGAAGGCGTCGCGCACGAGGACGACCCCGGCCACGGGAACTCCGTTCTCCTGGGGGCGGCACGCGAGCAGTTCTTCCCAGACCTCGGCCCCGGACCCGGCGGCGGCCGGGACCGCTTCAACGTATAACGTTAAAATGATCGAACCTGCCACAAGTAACAGCCGGGAGCCTATCC
Protein-coding regions in this window:
- a CDS encoding RHS repeat-associated core domain-containing protein, with translation MSDQINSTRIVTDDTGTVVYSAAHDPYGGIQRTWVNTFDPALKFSGKERDGESDLDYFGARYYDKSQYRFISTDPLTIQSGFLIEPHSNNLYTYCGNSPLINIDRAGKWKSKVHYNVTYKAMLMAFKGWDPGFAARLADTVAGACAGVDSSPSTTSTPWWSFIFIGQTIIPWLELPDKRQRQTWHFPTSADLDNAFDVANSTLDPIEFGKALHVIQDSFAHGKYVETASHVWEWFENIFGGRDPDNPLDFWSPALAMAELTLDLCYGYEQRLKEAI
- a CDS encoding M1 family aminopeptidase, yielding MGIGSRPLRIGSRLLLVAGSIILTLYVEAVPAAAGSGAEVWEELLACRPQENGVPVAGVVLVRDAFTFRLESGAFFPLTEVSGRIVGGVFRGKGRFELKPATESERSFLGRRLGQKRLPVLTDVFEEAVFLFTDGSGEELLLAEPSAQGQLEKLASIYNGALEKAGEALHVDLRLRLVPDLVEAAPAAQGLFLACFNGHKLPPSVAAFSPRGLLRAWLETDSGPETTSLIVLRGKKGGIWYSERPIAAQASTPAHLSADLVALHYSIETTIRRNLDIEGRTTLRLRATRDGVRVIPLDIFAKLRLSSIRLKRRDGPAADIPYIQGDEKSADPVLVVLDRPLALGEEAELSAQYQGDEVLHKAGGINFYVGARQNWYPALNGFRDWADYDLEYRVPKNIANKAAERNLVTIVSTGRPVDSGEEGDSAVFRYTTEGPVRVAGFNFGIFRLIKNDDPDSGVKIRVYPNPSAPFTFLDFREMAASGSMDGGVARTARYDPVSMAEDILADCINTARVGTLYFGPLPQNDIAVTEQPEWTFGQSWPTLIYIPFVAFLDWMTRDMVWITIGEAKYFAEEVTPHEFAHQWWGHAVGSATYRDVWLEEGLAEFTVGLVVEKALGPKASIKFWERARKDILGTSWHPRRDTWKTGPISLGPRLMVGGGPGASADYQAIVYDKGAYVVHMLRNLFWDAQSPNPEQPFIDTMRDFAKTWAGRNPTTADFQKIVERHAPAACGGDMGWFFREWIEGTAIPKVKAAVRVEEAGGGRYRLVGEIAQSEVPDDFRSVLPVYVEFEKNRLERCAQVSVTGNKTLSIRQEVSLSEKPLRVLVDPNHEWLRR